One region of Planctomycetota bacterium genomic DNA includes:
- a CDS encoding zinc ribbon domain-containing protein, which produces MAIVFRCPCGRSMVAEADRAGAVIVCPNCRRNLRVPSGKGRGVELAPIPAAAKTQSTRPCERCGQSVPVDAQMCPHCRTVLTAKPSAPAAGAPAPADRQVAPQARPSPLAGVPLVFGGSRATWWTRLSQGAKAGVFGGIGGFVLIVAIGIYFVHSSWLAQEVTGARDRAQKALASGRQLENEGKFQEAYDLYYPACDTADNYLRTTGRQADRDLVQALSTRVGALHYLVPEPRTRESLRWKPTSQAEFEQATRDLIANYPAYRQRVLAVADSALAAIQRARAEPNQTVFNQNVSQTMDAFVQLTNQTTPQQRAQFSFSMLIQAMREMTGANRNWPTAGPTYLGQAEGRFNALKNLVQKPPGTLEGDKIM; this is translated from the coding sequence ATGGCGATCGTGTTCCGATGTCCTTGTGGGCGAAGCATGGTGGCGGAGGCCGACCGTGCCGGCGCCGTGATCGTCTGCCCGAACTGCCGACGGAACCTCCGGGTCCCGAGCGGCAAGGGTCGCGGCGTGGAACTGGCGCCGATCCCGGCCGCCGCCAAGACGCAGAGCACGCGGCCGTGCGAGCGATGCGGCCAGAGCGTGCCGGTGGATGCGCAGATGTGTCCCCATTGCCGCACGGTCCTGACGGCGAAACCGTCGGCGCCGGCCGCCGGGGCGCCTGCCCCCGCCGATCGGCAGGTGGCGCCGCAGGCTCGTCCGAGCCCCCTGGCAGGCGTGCCCCTCGTTTTCGGCGGCTCGCGGGCCACGTGGTGGACGCGCCTTTCCCAGGGCGCCAAGGCTGGCGTTTTCGGCGGGATTGGCGGCTTCGTACTGATCGTGGCCATTGGGATATACTTCGTACACTCCTCCTGGCTCGCCCAGGAAGTGACCGGCGCCCGCGACCGGGCGCAAAAAGCGCTCGCAAGCGGCCGGCAACTCGAGAACGAAGGAAAGTTTCAGGAGGCCTACGACCTTTATTACCCCGCTTGCGACACGGCTGACAACTATCTCAGAACCACCGGCCGGCAAGCCGACCGCGACCTTGTGCAAGCCCTCAGCACCCGCGTGGGCGCGCTGCACTACCTCGTGCCGGAACCCAGGACGCGCGAATCGCTCCGGTGGAAACCGACCAGCCAAGCCGAGTTCGAGCAGGCCACACGCGACCTGATTGCGAACTATCCGGCCTACCGGCAACGGGTTCTGGCCGTGGCGGACTCCGCGCTGGCCGCCATCCAGCGCGCCCGCGCCGAACCGAACCAGACCGTCTTCAACCAGAACGTCAGCCAGACCATGGACGCCTTCGTCCAGTTGACAAACCAGACGACACCCCAGCAGCGGGCCCAGTTCAGTTTCTCCATGCTCATTCAAGCCATGCGCGAAATGACAGGCGCGAACCGCAACTGGCCGACGGCCGGCCCCACCTACCTCGGACAGGCCGAAGGGCGATTCAACGCCTTGAAAAACCTCGTCCAGAAACCGCCGGGAACCCTCGAAGGCGATAAGATCATGTAG